Proteins from one Paenibacillus amylolyticus genomic window:
- a CDS encoding ABC transporter ATP-binding protein produces MSNILELNQINKTYGNKRALSNITLDIAPGRIVGLLGSNGSGKSTLMKLVAGLLHPTSGTIQVTGKPVGLETKALVSFMPDRPLTEKWMKVRDAIGYYRDFYADFDEEKAREMLDFMNLVESDRVRHLSKGMNERLQLTLALSRKARLYLLDEPIGGVDPVARGKILDAIVKFYDEDSSLIISTHLVNDIERIFDEVVFIREGQLVMREEVETLRLKYGKSVDEMFKEVYAE; encoded by the coding sequence ATGAGTAACATCCTTGAACTGAACCAGATTAACAAGACATATGGCAATAAGAGAGCGCTCAGTAACATAACATTGGATATCGCTCCCGGCCGAATCGTTGGTTTGCTCGGAAGCAATGGCAGTGGCAAAAGTACACTCATGAAGCTGGTTGCGGGTTTGTTGCATCCTACCAGTGGAACGATTCAAGTCACAGGTAAGCCTGTTGGGCTGGAGACGAAGGCGCTGGTTTCATTTATGCCGGATCGTCCATTAACCGAGAAGTGGATGAAAGTGCGGGATGCGATTGGTTACTACCGCGATTTCTATGCTGATTTTGACGAGGAGAAGGCGCGGGAGATGCTTGATTTCATGAATCTTGTGGAGAGTGATCGGGTGCGGCATCTATCGAAAGGTATGAATGAACGACTGCAACTAACACTGGCCCTATCCCGTAAGGCTCGTCTATATCTGCTGGATGAACCAATTGGCGGAGTGGACCCGGTTGCGCGTGGCAAGATTCTGGATGCGATCGTCAAATTCTATGATGAAGACAGCAGTCTGATCATCTCCACACATCTGGTGAATGATATCGAACGGATTTTTGATGAAGTGGTGTTCATTCGTGAAGGTCAGCTGGTGATGCGGGAGGAAGTGGAAACGCTCCGTCTGAAATATGGAAAAAGTGTGGATGAAATGTTCAAGGAGGTCTATGCGGAATGA
- a CDS encoding GntR family transcriptional regulator, which produces MTMEFDNNLPIYLQIMQYIKKQIVTGTLQAGDKIPSVRELAAELQINPNTVQRTFQELEREEVVETKRGLGRYVTSEERKIMTIKKEMASELLERFLTGMQELGIEEQDILSIVADAVAEGKGGTTHE; this is translated from the coding sequence GTGACTATGGAATTTGATAACAACTTACCGATCTATCTGCAGATCATGCAGTATATCAAGAAACAGATTGTGACCGGGACACTTCAGGCAGGTGACAAAATTCCTTCGGTTCGTGAACTTGCGGCTGAATTACAGATTAATCCCAATACAGTACAACGGACATTTCAGGAGCTTGAGCGGGAAGAAGTGGTAGAGACCAAACGCGGCTTGGGCAGATATGTAACCAGTGAGGAGCGGAAGATTATGACGATCAAGAAAGAGATGGCCAGTGAGTTGCTGGAACGCTTTCTAACCGGAATGCAGGAACTGGGGATTGAAGAGCAGGACATCTTATCGATTGTAGCCGATGCCGTTGCGGAAGGAAAGGGAGGAACAACGCATGAGTAA
- a CDS encoding STM3941 family protein: MNTPYEQHVEYPNRKRMAWLTAGAALFVAAGFFLIFDTSSDTNDSILSNVIGMLSILFFGLCFCYSLVKMIKKEPSFVIDEDGFVDASSYTAGGAVAWSDVENIFMYELMGQKMIGVKLRDEKAFLDRQNGMKRKLMTVNSNMVDATISVAQSSLTMPLDQLYIMMMRHWRHVSDGMIHDSYNQR; the protein is encoded by the coding sequence TTGAACACACCCTATGAACAGCATGTAGAATATCCAAACCGGAAACGAATGGCGTGGCTTACGGCAGGGGCAGCCCTTTTTGTGGCAGCCGGATTTTTTTTGATTTTTGATACTTCTTCCGATACGAATGATTCCATTCTTTCAAATGTAATTGGAATGTTATCCATTTTGTTTTTTGGGCTATGTTTCTGCTACAGTCTGGTAAAGATGATTAAGAAAGAACCTTCTTTTGTCATTGATGAGGATGGGTTTGTGGATGCATCTTCTTATACCGCAGGAGGAGCAGTGGCCTGGAGTGACGTTGAGAATATTTTCATGTATGAATTGATGGGACAGAAAATGATCGGGGTTAAATTGCGGGACGAGAAGGCTTTTCTGGATCGCCAGAACGGGATGAAACGCAAATTGATGACGGTTAACAGCAACATGGTCGATGCGACCATCAGCGTTGCCCAGAGTAGCCTCACCATGCCGCTGGATCAGTTGTATATCATGATGATGAGGCACTGGAGACATGTAAGTGATGGCATGATTCATGATTCGTATAACCAGCGTTAA
- a CDS encoding S9 family peptidase gives MMSQRGITSEDLYQITWVNDPTPSPQGGQLVYVSRKTNEARDGYCSHLRLLHLGSQKDRPFTSGEKDHSPAWSPDGSQLAFQREVDGKSQVWIIPSDGGEAQQISHLKHGVSSFLWSPDGHTLLVKSSVDTSGDNELQHTDSKNDEPKLPQEHVVDRIRMKSDAGGLWDGRRSHLFALAPIDAEAIPVTTGHYDVGDYAWSPDGSFIAWITQMPEDGEEHSDYTLTNHVYLAKADGSDVQQLTPDGYTFSRLTFAPDGQSLALLASDRSYGNATLTKLYTLPISGGEPVCLSTDWDVQLNHSIVGDMRSHLTTTGPVFSRDGSSIFCLATIHGSVRIAKFARDGSSAEYILPDEQEIYQFAELENGQIVAAVANTQNPGDLYMYGQPEDPGAAPIQLTRSNPQLENEIHLSAPETFWFNASDGLRLQGWIMKPRGMVDGVKIPTILEIHGGPHMMYGFTFMHEFQILAAQGYAVVYINPRGGLGYGQQFVDACRGDYGGGDYRDLMESVDYALSQYEFIDESRLGVTGGSYGGFMTNWIVGHTDRFKAAVTQRSISNWLSFYGVSDIGYFFTEDQIGGNAWDDTEKLWKHSPLAYVGNVSTPLLILHGEQDLRCPIEQAEQLYIALKRRKQTTRLVRFPGANHELSRGGHPHLRVRRLEHIAGWFNEYL, from the coding sequence ATGATGAGTCAACGCGGCATCACATCGGAAGATCTGTATCAGATTACATGGGTTAACGATCCAACTCCGTCTCCTCAAGGCGGACAATTGGTGTATGTAAGCCGAAAAACAAATGAAGCACGTGACGGTTATTGTTCTCACCTGAGATTACTTCATCTGGGGAGTCAAAAGGACAGGCCCTTTACTTCCGGAGAGAAAGATCATTCCCCGGCCTGGTCGCCCGATGGGTCCCAGCTTGCCTTTCAGCGAGAAGTTGACGGTAAATCCCAAGTCTGGATTATCCCCAGTGATGGCGGAGAAGCACAGCAAATCAGTCACTTGAAACATGGCGTCAGTTCCTTTCTCTGGTCACCAGATGGCCATACCCTACTTGTGAAATCATCCGTGGATACGAGCGGAGATAACGAATTACAACATACCGATTCCAAAAACGATGAGCCTAAACTGCCGCAAGAACATGTCGTGGACCGAATTCGCATGAAATCTGATGCAGGCGGATTATGGGACGGAAGACGTTCCCATCTCTTTGCTCTTGCACCCATTGATGCGGAAGCCATTCCTGTAACTACTGGTCATTATGATGTTGGCGACTACGCGTGGTCACCGGATGGATCATTCATCGCATGGATTACGCAAATGCCCGAAGATGGCGAAGAGCATAGCGACTATACCCTGACCAATCATGTTTACCTTGCCAAGGCAGACGGATCAGATGTACAACAGTTAACCCCGGACGGATATACGTTCAGCCGACTGACATTTGCACCGGATGGACAATCCCTGGCGCTGCTCGCCAGTGACCGTTCTTATGGAAATGCAACACTTACGAAGCTATACACCCTTCCTATATCAGGTGGTGAACCTGTATGTCTAAGCACGGATTGGGACGTACAGCTGAATCACAGTATTGTTGGTGACATGCGATCACATCTGACAACCACGGGACCTGTATTCAGTCGGGATGGTTCATCCATCTTCTGTCTGGCAACCATTCACGGTAGTGTACGCATCGCCAAATTCGCACGAGACGGCAGCAGTGCCGAGTATATATTGCCTGACGAACAGGAGATTTATCAATTTGCCGAATTGGAAAATGGACAGATCGTTGCCGCGGTTGCCAATACGCAAAATCCTGGTGACCTCTATATGTATGGACAACCGGAAGATCCCGGTGCAGCACCGATTCAGCTTACCCGCAGCAATCCACAGCTTGAGAATGAGATCCATCTCAGTGCACCCGAGACCTTCTGGTTCAACGCCTCGGATGGCCTGCGGCTGCAAGGGTGGATCATGAAACCCCGTGGCATGGTTGACGGGGTCAAAATCCCGACTATTCTGGAGATTCATGGCGGCCCGCACATGATGTATGGCTTCACATTCATGCACGAGTTCCAGATTCTTGCCGCACAAGGCTATGCTGTTGTGTACATCAATCCACGGGGAGGGCTCGGATACGGGCAACAGTTTGTAGATGCCTGTCGCGGCGATTACGGCGGTGGTGACTATCGCGATCTCATGGAAAGTGTGGATTATGCCCTGTCCCAGTATGAATTTATTGATGAATCCAGATTGGGCGTAACCGGTGGCAGTTATGGCGGCTTCATGACCAACTGGATTGTTGGGCACACCGATCGCTTCAAAGCCGCTGTGACCCAACGTTCCATCTCCAACTGGTTATCGTTCTACGGTGTCAGTGACATTGGCTATTTCTTCACCGAAGATCAGATTGGCGGCAACGCGTGGGATGACACGGAAAAACTATGGAAACATTCCCCGCTCGCCTATGTCGGCAATGTAAGTACTCCGCTGCTCATTTTGCATGGCGAACAGGATCTGCGTTGTCCGATTGAACAGGCCGAGCAATTATACATTGCATTGAAACGCCGCAAGCAGACCACTCGCCTCGTTCGTTTCCCAGGGGCCAACCATGAATTGTCACGCGGAGGTCATCCCCACTTAAGGGTACGCCGTCTGGAGCATATTGCCGGTTGGTTTAACGAGTACCTGTAA
- a CDS encoding stalk domain-containing protein encodes MKSKKWLITASVFGMVLTGSAGVYAGTQLETIKAYLNHGLAIEVNGQKFTPTGDQGKKLAPITYQGSTYLPVRSIADALKTEVKYDSQNNKVSIGSSSSSGGSTSTGNNGSTSPSTGTNTQAAGVKSKYLPADFPLPKDAKATSLVENIMDGNKKVVLTYTTKETLLTVGTSYKDYYQTKNLTQNTQDIEADGFSIVGREDGKYAVTITGSVSATDSDLNEITVVWGEE; translated from the coding sequence ATGAAAAGCAAAAAGTGGTTGATTACTGCGAGTGTATTCGGCATGGTTTTGACCGGATCGGCAGGTGTATATGCAGGTACACAACTGGAGACGATCAAAGCTTATCTGAACCATGGACTTGCCATCGAAGTGAACGGACAGAAATTTACACCGACAGGTGACCAGGGCAAAAAGCTTGCGCCAATTACATATCAGGGTAGTACATATCTTCCTGTTCGTTCAATTGCGGATGCACTGAAGACTGAAGTGAAGTATGATTCCCAAAACAATAAAGTGAGCATCGGCTCCTCAAGCTCCTCCGGCGGGTCGACATCCACAGGCAACAACGGTTCAACATCACCCTCAACAGGGACTAACACACAGGCTGCAGGTGTGAAGTCCAAGTATCTGCCAGCAGATTTCCCGTTACCGAAGGATGCGAAGGCGACAAGTCTCGTTGAGAACATCATGGATGGCAACAAAAAAGTTGTCCTCACGTACACAACAAAAGAAACGTTGCTAACCGTTGGAACATCCTATAAAGACTACTATCAGACCAAAAACTTGACTCAAAATACGCAGGATATAGAGGCAGACGGATTCAGTATCGTGGGTCGTGAAGATGGTAAATATGCCGTAACCATCACGGGTTCTGTGTCTGCAACCGACAGCGATCTGAATGAAATTACCGTGGTGTGGGGCGAAGAGTAA
- a CDS encoding MalY/PatB family protein has translation MNTNSTFDQSINRISTGSEKWDALEEIFGVADALPMWVADMDFAAPPSVIDALQTRMEHGIFGYTVRTEAYHAAVAGWMQRRHNWEINDDWIVFTPGIVPALSIAVQRFTDPGDAVVIQTPVYAPFYEVVRGQGRELITNPLVENNGHYTMDLEQLESSLQTGRVKMLILCSPHNPVGRVWTREELKKLTSLCVQYNVLMVSDEIHADLVHQRGAHTPLTLISDAVSDLSIICTAPSKTFNIPGLCTSNIIIPNAKLRESFARGVQTMGLAGISTLGAVATEAAYNDAEEWLEECLAYIRGNMAYVQQYVAQHLPKIKTHLPEATYLLWMDFRELNIPHAQLCNMLLHEAGLAFNDGSSFGTEGTGFMRINVACPRSTVEEAMRRLSVLLSNMSDK, from the coding sequence ATGAACACTAATAGTACATTTGATCAATCTATTAACCGGATCTCAACCGGATCAGAGAAATGGGATGCACTTGAGGAGATTTTTGGCGTTGCGGATGCGCTTCCGATGTGGGTGGCCGATATGGATTTTGCTGCTCCACCATCCGTCATTGACGCTCTGCAAACACGAATGGAACACGGGATATTTGGGTATACGGTGCGGACAGAAGCCTATCATGCAGCCGTTGCAGGTTGGATGCAGCGGCGCCACAACTGGGAAATTAACGATGACTGGATCGTATTCACACCTGGGATTGTGCCCGCACTCAGCATTGCTGTACAACGATTTACCGATCCGGGAGACGCAGTGGTCATTCAGACTCCGGTGTATGCTCCCTTCTATGAGGTGGTACGTGGTCAAGGCCGAGAACTGATCACCAATCCGTTGGTAGAGAATAATGGCCATTACACGATGGATCTGGAACAACTGGAATCCAGCTTGCAGACTGGTCGGGTCAAAATGCTGATTCTGTGCAGTCCGCATAATCCGGTTGGACGTGTATGGACTCGCGAGGAACTTAAGAAGCTTACCTCGCTGTGCGTTCAGTATAACGTACTGATGGTATCCGATGAAATTCATGCCGATCTTGTTCACCAGCGCGGAGCTCATACACCGCTCACCCTGATCTCGGACGCCGTCTCTGATCTAAGTATCATCTGTACGGCTCCAAGCAAAACGTTCAACATTCCCGGCCTTTGCACATCCAACATCATCATCCCAAATGCCAAACTGCGAGAATCTTTCGCGCGGGGTGTACAAACGATGGGACTTGCCGGTATCAGCACACTGGGGGCTGTTGCGACCGAAGCTGCTTACAATGATGCTGAGGAATGGCTGGAGGAGTGCCTTGCATATATCCGCGGAAATATGGCGTATGTACAGCAATATGTTGCGCAACATTTGCCAAAGATCAAAACACATCTGCCCGAAGCAACCTATCTCTTATGGATGGATTTTCGGGAGCTGAATATCCCACATGCACAACTATGCAATATGCTGCTTCACGAAGCAGGACTTGCTTTCAATGACGGGAGTTCCTTTGGAACCGAGGGTACAGGGTTCATGCGTATTAATGTCGCCTGTCCACGCTCCACCGTGGAAGAAGCGATGCGCAGATTATCTGTGTTACTAAGCAATATGTCGGACAAATAA
- a CDS encoding ATP-binding cassette domain-containing protein: protein MSLEAQDVSYRYNQTSWVFQEVNMQVQQGEVVGLWGPSGCGKTSLGRILAGYAEPVAGQVLLDGEPLPRTGVCPVQLVFQHPEKAVNPRWRMRRVLQEAAVQDEQLLEALGIQQTWLDRRPGELSGGELQRFCVARALGTSTRYVIADEMTTMLDAITQAQIWHTVMEVARQRDLGLLIISHDRDLLNRLCDRITPMPMSL from the coding sequence ATGTCACTTGAAGCGCAGGATGTAAGTTACCGTTACAATCAGACATCGTGGGTGTTCCAGGAAGTGAACATGCAGGTGCAACAAGGCGAAGTCGTTGGCTTATGGGGACCGAGTGGCTGTGGGAAAACAAGCCTTGGGCGCATCCTTGCAGGATATGCGGAACCCGTAGCAGGACAAGTACTTCTGGATGGTGAACCACTCCCGCGTACAGGCGTATGTCCGGTTCAGCTGGTGTTCCAGCACCCGGAGAAAGCGGTGAATCCACGCTGGCGGATGCGTCGTGTACTTCAGGAGGCGGCTGTGCAGGATGAGCAGTTGCTCGAAGCATTGGGTATTCAGCAGACCTGGCTGGACCGCAGACCCGGTGAATTATCCGGTGGAGAACTGCAACGATTCTGTGTGGCGCGAGCACTTGGTACGTCGACACGTTATGTGATCGCAGATGAAATGACAACGATGCTGGATGCGATCACACAGGCACAGATCTGGCATACCGTGATGGAAGTGGCTCGCCAGCGTGATCTGGGATTGCTGATTATAAGCCATGATCGGGATTTGCTGAACAGGTTGTGCGACAGGATTACACCGATGCCGATGTCACTGTAA
- a CDS encoding oligopeptide/dipeptide ABC transporter ATP-binding protein — METAQVDDFTGIGERLRHPYTKALWNALPQNGFQPLPGSQPLAVQEITTGCSFAPRCSAATAACTRERPQLREIRGGEVRCFHVT; from the coding sequence GTGGAGACAGCGCAGGTGGATGATTTTACGGGGATTGGAGAACGTCTGCGCCATCCGTATACGAAGGCCCTCTGGAATGCATTACCCCAGAATGGGTTTCAGCCACTTCCAGGCTCCCAGCCACTGGCAGTTCAAGAGATCACGACAGGATGTTCATTTGCTCCCCGATGTAGCGCTGCAACCGCAGCATGTACCCGCGAACGACCTCAGTTGCGCGAGATACGCGGCGGAGAAGTGAGGTGTTTCCATGTCACTTGA